DNA sequence from the Thermodesulfobacteriota bacterium genome:
TGTCTCGCTGATGCTCCTCGACACCGAACCCTCGCATCCCCATTACGAGATGCTCAAGGCGATTGAAAAGAAGGTTCAGAGCGGTTCGAAATTGACCTCCCAGCTCTTAGGATACGCCCGGAAAGGGCGTTACGAGGTCAAACCCCTTCTGTTGAACCCGTTGGTGAAGGAGACCGCGGAGACCTTTGGCCGGACCCGGAAGAATATCGTCCTCCATTTCGATCTCGATGAGGACCTCCATACGATAGAGGCCGATCCGGGACAGATCGAACAGGTACTCATGAACCTGCTCGTCAATGCAGGGGATGCCATGCCCCATGGAGGGGAGCTATACCTGAAGACCCTCAATGTTACCCATCGAGAGATCCAGAGCGAAATCTACGAAGCGGCCCCCGGCCACTATGTCCTCCTCTCCGTCAGGGATACGGGGATCGGCATGGATCAGAAGACCAAGGAGCGGATCTTCGACCCCTTTTTCACCACCAAAGGTCTGGGGAGGGGGACAGGGTTGGGTCTTGCTTCGGTGTACGGGATCGTCAAGGGGCACCAGGGATACATCAATGTTGAATCGGAATTGGGCAAAGGGTCAACCTTTTCCATCTTTCTCCCGGCTTCTGCCGAAAGGGTCGAGGCCCAGGTTTCGAAGGTCGAACAGATCGTCAAGGGCCAGGGGACGCTGCTCCTGGTAGACGATGAGGAGTATATCCTCGAGGTCGGAGAGAAGATTTTAAAGACCTTGGGGTATGACGTTCTGTTGGCGAACAACGGAGAAAAGGCCATCGAACTCTTCGAAGCCAACCGGGATCGGATCGACCTGGTCATCCTGGACCTCATCATGCCTTATAAGGGTGGACAAGAGACCTTTGACGAGATCAGGAGGATTAACCCGCGGGTGAAAATCCTCCTCTCCAGCGGTTACAGCATGGAGGGGCAGGCCGCGGAGATCATGAGAAAAGGATGCGAGGGGTTTATCCAGAAACCCTTCTCGATCCAAGAATTCTCCCAGAAG
Encoded proteins:
- a CDS encoding response regulator — encoded protein: MERKSLVVDNDPIMLKWMSNFLENEGYQVVTGEDGLEALNLLKHYKPDIIFADLIMPNIDGEKLCQVIRRDPGLKDVFLVVFSAAAPEENLHLYDTGADVCIAKSSFDKMAKQIRKALEEYQRRARHAASKPLIDFDDAFPRQITRELLNSRKHFELILRSMEEGILEITPQGQIIYSNPSALSLVGLPEERLLASNFIELFQEMDREKIKGYLSSLETNGRRIKIDPPLPLNGKQISLTLLSIPDEDNRTTIVLLKDESERKKMEAQLLQAQKMEAIGTLAGGIAHDFNNLLMVIQGNVSLMLLDTEPSHPHYEMLKAIEKKVQSGSKLTSQLLGYARKGRYEVKPLLLNPLVKETAETFGRTRKNIVLHFDLDEDLHTIEADPGQIEQVLMNLLVNAGDAMPHGGELYLKTLNVTHREIQSEIYEAAPGHYVLLSVRDTGIGMDQKTKERIFDPFFTTKGLGRGTGLGLASVYGIVKGHQGYINVESELGKGSTFSIFLPASAERVEAQVSKVEQIVKGQGTLLLVDDEEYILEVGEKILKTLGYDVLLANNGEKAIELFEANRDRIDLVILDLIMPYKGGQETFDEIRRINPRVKILLSSGYSMEGQAAEIMRKGCEGFIQKPFSIQEFSQKLKEILDSKRGKP